One Citrobacter amalonaticus genomic window carries:
- the yajL gene encoding protein deglycase YajL — protein MSASALVCLAPGSEETEAVTTIDLLVRGGIDVTTASVASDGSLTIVCSRGVKLLADAPLVAVADGDYDIIVLPGGIKGAECFRDSPLLVETVKQFHRSGRIVAAICAAAATVLVPHDIFPIGNMTGFPALKDRIPAEQWQDKRVVWDPRVKLLTSQAPGTSIDFGLKIIDLLVGREKAHEVASQLVMAAGIYNYYE, from the coding sequence ATGAGCGCATCGGCACTGGTATGCCTCGCCCCTGGTAGTGAAGAAACCGAAGCGGTTACCACTATCGACCTGCTGGTTCGTGGTGGAATCGACGTCACCACCGCGAGCGTCGCCAGCGACGGCAGTCTGACCATTGTCTGTTCACGCGGCGTAAAACTGCTGGCGGATGCGCCGCTGGTTGCCGTGGCCGATGGCGACTACGACATCATCGTTCTGCCGGGCGGCATTAAAGGCGCCGAGTGTTTTCGCGACAGTCCGTTACTGGTCGAAACCGTTAAGCAGTTTCACCGCTCCGGACGGATTGTCGCCGCCATTTGCGCGGCAGCCGCTACCGTACTCGTTCCACACGACATCTTCCCCATCGGCAACATGACGGGCTTTCCGGCGCTGAAAGACCGCATTCCGGCTGAACAATGGCAGGATAAACGCGTGGTCTGGGACCCGCGGGTGAAGTTGCTCACCAGCCAGGCCCCGGGGACCTCAATCGATTTTGGTTTAAAGATTATCGACCTGTTGGTTGGGCGCGAGAAAGCCCATGAAGTCGCGTCACAACTGGTGATGGCAGCAGGCATTTATAATTACTACGAGTAA
- a CDS encoding molybdopterin-containing oxidoreductase family protein, whose product MDALSNIRLKRRTLLKGFGVVGLSSLAPTFLTLRQANGAPLPRFRLKQSDYQTFRSTCAMECLHCNLTAYVWKDRLMKIEATKGFNVKCCLRGISRTKWVYHPLRLTQPLLRTGEKGEGKFKPITWDVALDLIEKNIRETIATEGNKGLLLTAASGNMDSIKNDMAKAFFDYLGGSTKTAGSLCCAAVTAAMMPMVGLRYADTRDTIADSRYILCWGNNPAVTMHAYFKNYSQAQRNGARLVVIDPRFNETAAKADEWVPIVPGTDIALALGMINIIMQEKRYDADFLRAHTGAVYLVDPQQQLMRADPKDADSYLVFDIQSQTLKRHDAPGVMPALLSEELPANSEFTTVLDNVWAQAKPWTAQKVEEETDVPAQTVLRLARDYAATQPAMIVQNMSGAQRTEFGTYVAASQFYLALITGNIGKAGAGVCDAGGVRQMAKFSPIVPPAPNAAKIPAIPIPKIGDWVVNEKPHAIKFWWNMTLGAMTQLPNTNQVREAFKKVPFVVVADNLMSSSALYADLVLPVTTIFEDVSLMAGVRSHYVQLMEKAVEPPGEAKPDYWIFARLAERFGFGEVFNQPIEHYIDTCLKGSGITRDMLKKGPVCPVEEDWIPFKDGQFLTSTGKAHLYIEEWAKKDFLPVVTWKQVKESVKGSPELAQTYPLMAVQRKLARSVHSSHGMNEWILEVQRNRPNVMIHPEDARQRKIQPGEWVVVFNHRGQHRAIADVTTHIKRGVVSLDNGWWEQQGGSSSHVTNDQVEVLGNGHCCNSTLVDVRREA is encoded by the coding sequence ATGGACGCATTGAGCAATATCCGCTTAAAAAGAAGAACCCTGTTAAAAGGGTTCGGTGTGGTGGGGTTATCCTCATTAGCGCCGACGTTTCTGACGCTGCGTCAGGCTAACGGTGCGCCTTTACCCCGATTTCGTCTTAAGCAATCGGATTACCAGACGTTCCGCTCGACCTGCGCGATGGAGTGTTTGCACTGCAACCTGACGGCGTACGTCTGGAAAGACCGGTTAATGAAAATTGAAGCGACGAAAGGCTTCAATGTGAAGTGCTGTTTACGGGGAATTAGCCGCACCAAATGGGTTTATCACCCATTACGGCTGACGCAACCATTGTTGCGAACAGGAGAAAAAGGCGAGGGGAAATTTAAACCGATAACCTGGGACGTCGCGCTGGATCTCATTGAAAAGAACATCCGGGAGACCATCGCCACTGAGGGCAATAAAGGCTTATTGCTCACTGCCGCTTCCGGGAACATGGACTCCATCAAGAACGATATGGCCAAAGCCTTTTTCGACTATCTAGGTGGCAGTACCAAAACCGCCGGTTCGCTCTGTTGCGCGGCGGTCACCGCGGCGATGATGCCGATGGTTGGCCTGCGTTATGCCGATACCCGCGACACCATTGCAGACAGCCGCTACATTTTGTGCTGGGGGAATAACCCGGCGGTCACCATGCATGCCTATTTCAAAAACTACTCACAGGCGCAGAGAAACGGCGCACGGTTGGTGGTGATCGACCCGCGATTTAACGAAACGGCGGCGAAAGCCGACGAGTGGGTACCAATCGTGCCGGGTACGGATATCGCCCTGGCATTAGGGATGATTAACATCATCATGCAGGAAAAACGCTATGACGCGGATTTCCTGCGCGCGCATACCGGTGCGGTTTATCTGGTGGATCCGCAGCAGCAACTGATGCGTGCCGATCCAAAGGACGCGGACAGCTATCTGGTGTTTGATATACAGAGTCAGACCCTGAAACGCCATGATGCGCCCGGCGTGATGCCTGCATTGTTGAGTGAGGAATTACCTGCCAACAGTGAATTCACCACCGTGCTGGATAACGTGTGGGCGCAGGCAAAACCCTGGACAGCGCAGAAAGTGGAGGAGGAGACTGATGTGCCCGCGCAGACGGTGCTCCGTCTGGCGCGAGATTACGCCGCAACGCAACCGGCGATGATTGTGCAGAACATGTCGGGGGCACAGAGAACCGAGTTTGGTACTTACGTTGCCGCCAGCCAGTTCTATCTGGCGTTGATCACCGGCAATATTGGCAAAGCCGGGGCGGGGGTCTGCGATGCGGGTGGCGTCAGACAGATGGCAAAATTCTCGCCCATCGTTCCTCCGGCGCCGAATGCGGCCAAAATTCCCGCCATTCCTATTCCCAAAATCGGTGACTGGGTCGTTAACGAAAAACCGCATGCGATTAAGTTCTGGTGGAATATGACGCTGGGTGCGATGACCCAGTTGCCCAATACCAACCAGGTCAGAGAGGCCTTTAAAAAGGTACCGTTTGTGGTGGTAGCCGACAACCTGATGAGTTCGTCTGCGCTATATGCCGATCTGGTGCTCCCCGTCACGACCATTTTTGAGGATGTCAGTCTTATGGCGGGCGTGCGCAGCCACTATGTGCAACTGATGGAGAAGGCGGTGGAGCCGCCGGGAGAAGCCAAACCCGATTACTGGATTTTTGCCCGACTGGCCGAACGCTTTGGTTTTGGCGAGGTTTTTAACCAGCCCATTGAGCACTATATCGATACCTGCCTGAAAGGCTCGGGCATTACCCGCGACATGCTGAAAAAGGGGCCGGTATGCCCCGTTGAAGAAGACTGGATCCCGTTTAAAGACGGCCAGTTCCTCACCTCGACCGGCAAAGCGCATCTGTACATTGAGGAGTGGGCGAAAAAGGATTTCCTGCCGGTGGTGACCTGGAAGCAGGTGAAAGAATCGGTTAAAGGCTCGCCTGAACTGGCTCAAACCTATCCGCTAATGGCGGTGCAGCGCAAATTGGCGCGCAGCGTGCACTCCAGCCACGGGATGAACGAGTGGATCCTGGAGGTTCAGCGTAACCGCCCGAACGTGATGATTCACCCGGAAGATGCCCGGCAGCGTAAGATTCAGCCTGGAGAGTGGGTCGTGGTGTTCAATCATCGCGGTCAGCATCGGGCGATTGCTGACGTGACCACCCATATCAAACGCGGAGTCGTGAGTCTGGATAACGGCTGGTGGGAGCAGCAGGGAGGAAGCAGTAGCCATGTGACCAACGATCAGGTGGAAGTGCTGGGGAATGGGCACTGTTGCAACAGTACGCTTGTTGATGTGAGAAGGGAGGCTTAA
- a CDS encoding 4Fe-4S dicluster domain-containing protein, with product MAMRQYGFLIDMQNCYGCKTCSMACKSENMTPMGVLWRRVRERHTDEPNTQAFISMSCNHCDDPQCMKVCPAGTYSKRADGIVVQDHDRCIGCRMCIMACPWSAPVYDPAEGKTSKCNLCAERLDEGLQPRCVESCPAGVLRFGEIAELRKEHTTQWAVLEKRYNLPDHTISQPNIVIIPPRD from the coding sequence ATGGCGATGAGACAGTATGGATTTCTTATTGATATGCAAAATTGCTACGGTTGTAAAACCTGTAGCATGGCCTGCAAATCAGAAAACATGACGCCGATGGGCGTACTCTGGCGTCGGGTTCGCGAACGTCATACGGATGAGCCCAACACGCAGGCCTTCATCAGCATGTCGTGCAACCACTGCGATGACCCGCAGTGCATGAAAGTCTGCCCGGCGGGGACGTACAGCAAACGTGCCGACGGCATTGTCGTGCAGGATCACGATCGCTGCATTGGTTGTCGGATGTGCATCATGGCCTGCCCGTGGAGTGCGCCGGTGTACGATCCCGCCGAAGGGAAAACCAGTAAGTGCAATTTGTGTGCTGAGCGTCTCGATGAAGGATTGCAGCCGCGCTGCGTAGAATCCTGTCCGGCAGGCGTATTACGTTTTGGTGAGATCGCTGAGCTGCGTAAAGAGCATACGACGCAATGGGCGGTGCTGGAAAAACGCTACAACCTGCCCGATCACACGATTAGCCAGCCTAACATTGTCATTATTCCGCCGCGGGATTAA
- a CDS encoding dimethyl sulfoxide reductase anchor subunit family protein has translation MEHYELPLVFFTVFAQWGIGGVLALTLCQSFSAQKFSAMQCRTLALRFWIITVLGSCASLAHLGAPEGAYRSLTGLESSWLSREVAAFIVLNGVMFCWLLLCWFRPAPRGVTLLGGVTALVGLGTILVTSQVYYQMPLHPLWHNVATPAAFLGTALLTGFMSVAIARAYWHLSPSTVCNAGIVAGIVLSAGALGLRYQVPGADASSPLLWWQLLASVCVAVWGISRLNSGMRSWVWVALIITGELAGRMLFYSNVMGSAPWF, from the coding sequence ATGGAACATTATGAATTGCCATTGGTCTTCTTCACCGTCTTCGCTCAGTGGGGTATTGGTGGAGTACTGGCGCTGACGCTATGCCAGTCTTTCAGCGCACAGAAATTCAGCGCAATGCAGTGTCGTACGCTGGCGCTTCGGTTCTGGATCATTACCGTGCTGGGATCCTGTGCATCGCTGGCGCATCTGGGAGCGCCTGAAGGCGCTTACCGCTCCCTGACTGGACTGGAGAGCTCCTGGCTCAGTCGGGAAGTGGCCGCGTTTATTGTGCTCAATGGCGTGATGTTTTGCTGGCTACTGCTGTGCTGGTTCAGGCCTGCGCCGCGCGGAGTGACGCTGCTGGGCGGCGTGACGGCGCTGGTGGGGCTGGGCACCATTCTGGTGACCTCGCAGGTCTATTACCAGATGCCGCTACACCCGCTCTGGCACAACGTTGCGACGCCTGCCGCGTTCCTGGGAACGGCCTTGCTGACGGGGTTTATGAGCGTCGCCATTGCCCGAGCGTACTGGCATCTTTCACCTTCTACGGTCTGTAATGCGGGGATTGTGGCTGGCATTGTACTGAGCGCAGGCGCACTGGGCCTTCGCTATCAGGTTCCGGGTGCCGATGCGTCCAGCCCTCTGCTCTGGTGGCAGTTGCTTGCCAGCGTGTGTGTCGCAGTGTGGGGGATATCACGTCTGAACAGCGGGATGCGCAGTTGGGTATGGGTGGCATTAATCATCACGGGGGAACTGGCCGGGAGAATGCTGTTTTACAGTAATGTGATGGGTTCCGCTCCCTGGTTTTGA
- the panE gene encoding 2-dehydropantoate 2-reductase: MKITVLGCGALGQLWLSALCKQGHDVQGWLRVPQPYCSVNVIETDGSIFNESLTANDPEFLATSDLLLVTLKAWQVSDAVKALASTLSETTPILLIHNGMGTIEELHTIRQPLLMGTTTHAARRDGNVIIHVANGTTRIGPAREQDGDFSYLADLLQCVLPDVAWHNNIRAEMWRKLAVNCVINPLTALWNCPNGELRNHPEEVNLICQEVAAVIEREGHHTSVDDLRYYVEQVIDSTAENISSMLQDIQALRHTEIDYITGYLLKRARAHGIAVPENSRLFELVKRKESEYERIGTGMPRPW, encoded by the coding sequence ATGAAAATTACCGTACTGGGATGCGGAGCCTTAGGACAGTTATGGCTTTCTGCGCTGTGCAAACAGGGACATGACGTACAAGGTTGGCTGCGCGTTCCGCAGCCCTATTGCAGCGTGAATGTGATTGAGACGGACGGGTCGATATTTAACGAATCCCTGACGGCAAACGATCCGGAGTTTTTAGCCACCAGCGATCTGCTGTTGGTCACGCTCAAAGCGTGGCAGGTCTCCGACGCGGTCAAAGCGCTGGCGTCGACACTGTCGGAAACGACACCCATTCTGTTGATCCATAACGGCATGGGAACGATTGAAGAATTGCACACTATCCGCCAACCCTTGCTGATGGGAACGACCACCCACGCCGCACGTCGCGATGGCAACGTCATTATCCATGTCGCGAACGGCACCACGCGTATCGGTCCGGCGCGCGAGCAGGATGGTGATTTCAGCTATCTCGCCGATTTGCTGCAATGCGTACTGCCTGACGTCGCCTGGCATAATAATATTCGCGCCGAGATGTGGCGCAAGCTGGCGGTGAACTGTGTGATCAACCCCCTGACCGCGCTGTGGAACTGCCCGAATGGCGAACTGCGCAACCATCCTGAAGAGGTCAACCTGATTTGCCAGGAAGTCGCGGCGGTTATTGAACGCGAAGGTCACCATACATCAGTCGACGATTTACGCTATTATGTCGAGCAAGTTATTGACAGTACGGCAGAAAACATCTCATCCATGTTGCAGGACATTCAGGCTCTGCGTCATACCGAGATTGACTACATTACCGGATATCTGCTGAAACGCGCCCGTGCGCATGGGATTGCGGTGCCGGAAAACAGCCGCCTGTTTGAGTTAGTAAAACGAAAGGAGAGTGAGTATGAGCGCATCGGCACTGGTATGCCTCGCCCCTGGTAG